The following nucleotide sequence is from Aspergillus luchuensis IFO 4308 DNA, chromosome 1, nearly complete sequence.
TAAAGTGCGTAGTGCGGGGGGCTGGATGAGGGGTTTCCTGCACCGAGCCAGAGTCCGAGAGGACTGGCGGACGAAGAAGGGGAATTTCTGGAATGTAGCCATGGCGTTGAACACACACACTGGGAGGCAATTGGTAAAACTCTTCAGCGATGAATGGCACAAATTGagagtaagaagaagagaggttGGCAGCTAGGACGGGCGGAATCATGCATCCTCGGATGACGGCGTGCATACTAATTGATAAACACGGGGATGAGCACGGTTACCCGCGGCAATCATCGCCGCCCTTCTCCGCACTTCTCAAGGCAGGCAAAGTCACCTGCAGCTTGCCTGCTTCGGCCATTTCGGCGTCTGCAatcgtcttcctccactGCCGACTACAAGAATACCTCGTGTACTTTCTTCGGCTTGCGCCGGCCATGGTGTAGTCTGCATATAAGTCATAATCTTAAATACGTTCTTGTCTACACCCCCGAGTATCCCCAGATCATCCAgctccaacatccccgcaATGCGTGCTCCGTCTCCGCTCCTGCGGAGCTTGCGATCCAAACAACCCGCCCTTCCCTCCCGCTGTCTACCCGTGCGACAACCCTCGACGAGAACGCCTTTCCTTGCATTCTCTAGATCCGTTGCCAGCTATacgcatcctcatcatgcATCCGCCATATCGGCTCTTCCCACAGCAGTGGACACGTCATCCTCAGATTTCAAGGAGAATGCCCAGCAAATGCAGGAGCTCCTCGACCGGATGGCCAGTCTCCACAGCACAATTTCCCAAGGAGGGCCGCAGAAAGCCAAGGACAAACACATCGCAAGAGGGAAAATGCTCCCTCGCGACAGAGTTACCGCGCTCATTGATCCAGGCACCTCATTCCTGGAGCTCTCTCCACTCGCCGGCCATGAAGTCTACTCGGACGACGTCCCCGCAGGTGGCATCATAACAGGCATTGGAACGGTCGAAGGTGTCACCTGTATGATTGTTGCTAATGACAGCACAGTCAAGGGAGGCACATACTACCCCATTACGGTCAAGAAGCACCTCCGCGCGCAAGCAATTGCTCAAGAAAACAAGCTTCCCTGCCTCTACCTCGTGGACTCTGGCGGTGCAAATCTTCCCCACCAAGCAGATGTCTTTCCAGACAAGGAACACTTCGGccgcatcttcttcaaccaggcCCGCATGAGCTCCCTGGGCATTCCACAAATCTCCGTCGTCATGGGTCCCTGCACAGCTGGTGGAGCCTACGTCCCGGCTATGAGCGACGAGACGATCATTGTCGAGAACCAGGGTACTATCTTTTTGGCCGGCCCTCCTCTCGTCAAAGCTGCTACAGGCGAGGAAGTCTCCGCAGAGGACCTTGGCGGCGGTCAACTCCATAGCACAATCTCAGGTGTAACAGACTATCTTGCTGTTGACGATGCGCATGCCATTGTTCTCGCCCGGAGGTCTATTTCAAACCTCAACTACCCCAAAACAACCGTTCCTCTCAAGGACATTCCCAGTGATGTCATCAGAGAGCCCCTGTACGACCCAACGGAACTCAACGGCATCGTGGGCACCAACCTCCGGCGCCAAATCCCTGTCCACGAAGTCATCGCCCGTATTGTCGATGGCAGTGAGTTTGCCGAATTCAAGCGGGACTACGGCACGACCCTTGTGACCGGATTTGCTCGTATCTTTGGGCATCAAGTCGGTATCGTGGCCAACAACGGTATTCTTTTCTCCGAATCATCCCTGAAAGGAGC
It contains:
- the MCCC2 gene encoding putative 3-methylcrotonyl-CoA carboxylase, beta subunit (MccB) (COG:E,I;~EggNog:ENOG410PKSU;~InterPro:IPR011763,IPR011762,IPR029045,IPR034733;~PFAM:PF01039;~go_function: GO:0016874 - ligase activity [Evidence IEA]), yielding MRAPSPLLRSLRSKQPALPSRCLPVRQPSTRTPFLAFSRSVASYTHPHHASAISALPTAVDTSSSDFKENAQQMQELLDRMASLHSTISQGGPQKAKDKHIARGKMLPRDRVTALIDPGTSFLELSPLAGHEVYSDDVPAGGIITGIGTVEGVTCMIVANDSTVKGGTYYPITVKKHLRAQAIAQENKLPCLYLVDSGGANLPHQADVFPDKEHFGRIFFNQARMSSLGIPQISVVMGPCTAGGAYVPAMSDETIIVENQGTIFLAGPPLVKAATGEEVSAEDLGGGQLHSTISGVTDYLAVDDAHAIVLARRSISNLNYPKTTVPLKDIPSDVIREPLYDPTELNGIVGTNLRRQIPVHEVIARIVDGSEFAEFKRDYGTTLVTGFARIFGHQVGIVANNGILFSESSLKGAHFIELCAQRKIPLVFLQNISGFMVGADAEKGGIAKNGAKLVTAVACADVPKFTVVFGSSAGAGNYGMCGRAYSPRLLFMWPNAKIGVMGSEQLSAVMEAVGRTADPDLKARIDRESEAVFSSARLWDDGVIPPAQTRRFLGLGLAAAVGGKVDDVQTRFGVFRM